CATTTCAAGCTGCTTTAAATGTGTATTAATAAACTAATACCAGAAATACAGCCTGCCAGTGTAAAAACCACTGCTTATGAAAGCTATCTCCCTTGGAAAATATTCTTATATTAAGATGCTGGTGTGATTCAGAATATCTGATAAGAGTAATGATGATCCTGTGGTAAATCcttgaatggtttgggttggagggtACCTTAAAGCTCTCCTCGTTCCACTTcttctgtgggcagggacatctaccactatcccaggttgctccaagccctgtccaacctggcctttgACACTTCTAGGGACAgggtagccacagcttctctggggaccctgtgccagggcctcaccaccctcccagaaaaggatttcttcccaatatctcagCTAAACTGACCCTCTTTCAATTTAAAGCTATTCCCCCCTGTTCTGTCACTACACACCCTTGTTAAAAGTCCCTGTCCAAGTACTTGGATTTCTGTGTTGTAAGAGAAGTGTGTGGCAGTTCTaacatgcagcttttttttttaccaggtAAAACCTTGCTGGCTCAGACTCTGGCTAAATGCCTAGATGTCCCTTTTGCTATCTGTGATTGTACCACCTTGACTCAAGCTGGCTATGTTGGGGAAGACATTGAATCAGTCATTGCAAAACTCCTGCAAGATGCCAACTACAACATAGAAAAAGCACAGCAAGGTAAACTTGTAATGTGGGTTTCAGAGACTTAATTTTGTTGAAGTGCTCTAAGCTTTTGAGACTACCAGTATTCCTGAAATTGGTGTTCCTGCTGCATGTACCCAAAgtacaaaatcagaaaaaaactgaaaagtgTTCAACATGTATCTTGTAGTTTGGTTTTGTCCATAACTGGacaaaattacacatttttccAGGGAAGTAGAACAGAATGCTGCTATGTCAAATCCTATTATCCTCTGTAAattcttgcttctttttaaaagtagGGTCCTTAAACCCGTTTTCTTTAACTGCAGGAATTGTTTTTCTGGATGAAGTAGATAAGATTGGCAGTGTTCCTGGTATCCATCAGTTACGGGACGTTGGGGGAGAAGGTGTTCAACAGGTAAATACTTCCATGGAGTGCTTTGACTTCCATAGTGAACAGGACATGGGATCCTGTCATGTCCAACAGCATGGGAATGTATGGAGTCATAGTTCTTTAGTTCCTGAATTATTCACCTTCAAAAGATACATCTTCCCTCTtgacttcattaaaaaacatGACCTCAAAAGCAGTTTGAGGCATTCTTATAGTTTAAAAATGTCCTTGCAGCATTCAGACACCCAGTTTATAATGTAGGCAAGGACAGGTAGCATTTCCTATTTAAACAAAACTCTTAAAGCAGCTGATCACTATATGCATAATGTGCGTGGGAGCCACATTTAAGGAACATTTTTGTCCTTGAGTGGGATTGTCTCATGgggaaaactgacttttttggAGACTTACTGTTACTATAAAGGCATAAAGGAGAAAACAATACAAGTATATTTGTGAAAGTTAACATATCATGGTGTGCCCTTTTATATGATTCTACACGATGGAATTCTTTTATtgcttatttcttctttccttcttagGGCTTGTTAAAATTACTTGAAGGCACAATAGTAAATGTTCCAGAAAAGAATTCTCGGAAACTACGTGGAGAAACGGTGCAGGTTGACACAACGAACATCCTGTTTGTAGCCTCTGGTGCTTTTAATGGTCTTGACAGAATTatcagcaggaggaaaaatgaaaaagtgagTGTATCAGGCTGTATCTGGGCTGGAAAATCATCATCTTGATTACTCTTCTCAATACTGACTTTTATAGGTCTTGCTGTATTTGTAAACACactaaatttctttatttcagcaAATGGTACTAAAAGCCATCATCGTCTTAAAATACCTGGTCCTGCAGTTCACTGTTTTGTTGATTAAAGTCTGGGGACAGGGTTCTGGCTGTAGCATTTTGTCAAAATGTGCTCCCTGTCTCTAACACTAAAGGAGGGACTGAAATTCAAGTTACTGTTCATGTTAATTCTTGTAGCTTCCCACGTAAGCAAACTTACCTGCATTTGCTTCACTTAGGAAGTGTCACTGGTACTTGTAAAATGACCAGAACATGTTGATAACgttctttattttaagaaaaaaaatgctgttgtgCTGATGTATTAATCTTTCACTGAGGAAAATCAGTTCTAAAAGAAGCTAATAGTATGCAATGTCTAAGTAGTTTCTTGAGCTCGAAATTGTACATAATGACATAATCAGtcactgcagatttttttaatactcaTGAAAAGTGATTTATTTACATCAAGAAAACTCGGTTATTACATTTCTCTAAGCAGTACATGTTTGTTTTGCAGTACCTAGGATTTGGGACACCATCTAACATGGGGAAAGGCagaagggctgcagcagcagctgatctTGCCAATATCAGTGGAGAGTCTGACCCACAGGAAGATATTGAGGAGAAGGATCGCTTGCTGCGCCACGTGGAAGCCAGGGATCTCATTGAGTTTGGCATGATTCCTGAATTTGTGGGACGTTTGCCTGTTGTGGTTCCTCTGCACAGCCTGGATGAGAAAACCCTCGTGCGGATCCTCACAGAGCCACGGAATGCTGTGGTTCCTCAGTACCAGGCACTATTCAGCATGGATAAGGTTTGAGTTTTTATCTGATGACTTTCTGGTGTTCATGTTTATAAGCAGTGTTTCCAGTAATGCTTGTACTTAACACACTGAGTTATGAATTCAGTTATAACTGAGCTTCCCGTTTTTCTCTGTGTAGTGTGAATTAAATGTAACTGAAGATGCATTGAAGGCTATAGCCAGACTGGCCCTGGACAGAAAAACTGGTGCCAGAGGTCTTCGATCTATAATGGTGAGTAAATTAAGTCTTATAAACGATAAATGAAGCTTCCTGGATTTGTGTGTAGGGACCTAATCATGACCATTTCCCGTGAAAACCACACTTATATGGATACAGTAAGTCTTCCTAAAGCTGTGAGTATTCAGAGTTCTTCCAAGAAGACTCTCTAGCTCTGAAAATCACTTGTGTAGAAGAGagcacacagaaatatttttccccgTGTTTTCTTgtaggaaaagctgctgctggagcccatGTTTGAAGTGCCCAATTCTGACATCGTATGTGTGGAAGTTGACAAAGATGTTGTAGAAGGCAAAAAAGAGCCAGGATACATTAGGTAAAACGGTAACAGAAGTAGCAGAACAGACCATTAATACAACTAGACAGGTATTCTGATGGAATAAGCACAAATCCATGCACACAACCTAAAAAAGATTCAATGCTCTGTATATTGTACACAGCTGAATTAGTGCCTGTTCTGTTCTAGAGACTTTGGATTTGTATTGCTTtagtttttaaacaaattttaaaataaacatatgtGAAGCtacttttgtgtgtgtataCCTGTAGAAATGGAAGTAAATTTTAAGGTAATGGTAAAAACTTGAAATTCAGTTGTGACTGTACTGAAATTtctgaaatgaaactgtttaTTTCTTCCATCTTTTTATCACTGATGTGGGGTTTTTGATACAAGCTCCAGACTGCAACAATTTTCTACATTACTCTTGCAGCAGTGGAGAGCTACAAATGCATATCTATTGATTTGCTCTTGTTAAAATAATCAATTTAATGTTGTGAAGAGTATGGTAATGATGTGGGATGTTGGAAACACTGGGCaaatctacattaaaaaaatccaacagttTAGTAAATGAAGGATGGAATTGAGAGAGACTGGGTCAGGTTAAAACTGGTTAAAAAGTTAGTTCCTAAATTTCAGGTCTGAAATTTAGGGACTGTGTCTTGGTTTCTGTCACTGGCGACTTTGTTTGAGTGGCTTTCTCCACTAAGGTACATTTACACATTTCAGCACTTGTCTGTGCTGAAACTTGGCTCAGCCTTGTGTTGTTGGAGGGAGTATTACACTGATGGTTGTTTGAAGTGATTTTGTATAGAAATACTGAATTTATTGATTAAACCAAACAACTTACTGAAAATCAGAAGGCTAATTGAATTCAGTTAATGAGCATGTGTTCTGATGGAACTGCAAATGTGCACATCAGTATTTCCAGATCAGCTCAGAACTTTTGTCACAGGGCTTTGTGCATGTGACACGTTTGTCAGAAGCTATGGAAAGTGtcccttgtttttttgttttttttttttttttcctctgtccgAGGTACCTGATCCTTCCTTTCAATCCTAGGGCTCCCACCAAGGATTCATCAGAAGAGGAGTATGACTCTGGAGTGGAGGAGGAAGGCTGGCCTCGACAGGCAGATGCTGCAAACCATTAAACACTGTCAGAACTCTTCACCTGCAAAAAGCTCACTCGGTTCTTTCCTTACGATTGCTTCTGGCTCCAGCCTGCTCCTAAAGGCACTGGATCTGTCTCAGATACAACTCGTGATGAGGAACTTCATTAGCTAAATCAGATCGTGTATTTTATTGCAGCATCACATTGATTTGATGGACAGAGTGTGGACTGGGATAGCATAATGTTCAAATATGAATTGTATATTACACTTGTTCAATTAAAATGTATAGCAaatgcagcagcacctgcactgCCCTTGCCAGAAACTAATCCAGCAGCACAGGTGCTGCCAATAGTTAGATTTAATAATAATGTTACTCTACAAATGGGAAATCAAAATTAATCATTAGTAGAGGGTGAGTAAACTATCTTAGCTCCTGGTACAGCTTACAGGGGGTTATGTTCAGGTCAGTGTTAGAGTCCTGCTGGTGTGTGAAACCCAGCGGGTGCTGGAGTGACTTGTTACATTGGTGGGGAGGAAGCCCTTCTGGAAAAACTGGGACACACTTTGTGCCACTGCTGGGAGATTCTGCTAAGGTGTGACACTGGTTTGTTACAGTCATTTGAATATCAAATAATACCCTTCACTCCATTGGGAGCTTTAGACACCTTGGATACTGTGAAAGAAGGTGAAGTCTGGTTTTCCAGAGGGGTAAACAAGATTCCCAGGAAGCAGTCTAAATTTGGATGAGAAGTCGccataaatttttaaatattaatgttcTAATATAGTACATTTCTTTAACGTATTGGAACTATCATGCATCAATTTTTTGGTGCCAGGTATTTGCCCAACCTATCTTATAATGTTAAGACATGAAAGAAGTAAATGTATAATATTTTTGCTGTAATCAGTAGTGATTGTTCACATGACAGTGTTTTATAAGTTATATTCTCAAATGTTAGTATTGCATCTTGTGGGTTTGTCTTTTAGTCTCACAGCAAGCAGTCCTCCCTTTTCTGTTCTCcaccaaaattaattaaatcctTTAGGAAAGTCTTTGTGAAAACGCTAAAGGACCTATatgtttttgatttgttttaggAACTAAAATTATCACAACTTTGTTTTGTCCTTCGGTGAAAATGTGGATTTGAGTTTCCCTAAAACATTAATTCACACTATATAAATAACTTTCATCCTTCTTTTCAGTCTAGTGGATGTTTTAGGTCAGGAAGGGATACTGAAAATCTATTGACCCTATTATTGTCACTGACTTTTGTCATGTAAATTTTATGTAATACTTGTGTTCTTCCCTAGCAGCAGTATGACATGCAGTTGTAGCCAGGTGCAACAGATATTTCCCGTgggatttcagatttttttcaggttaAATGACCCACTAATGGTTCAGAAAAAGCTGTTTGGAGTTGAGGGTATTTCTAGAAACTTGGTCCCATCGAAATGGGAATCTGTGGTGAACTATCTGGAACTGCATCCTCACTTTCCTTTTTGTAGAGTGAAAAAATGCAACAGCTTTTAATTCTGAATCCTTCAATTCAAATCCTTTTTTAAACAGATAGAAAAAACCACCACATTTTAGGTGAAACTGTTCAACAACTTAGTTTTGAAAGTTGTTTGAAATTCTGTAACCAAGAActgtttttaaggaaacaaaaatgccGTGTAACTACAGTTTGTACTTCACCTCTGGCGTTTGAATAAAAGCGAATATTCAAGCAGTGGAGAGTTGTCATCCCTGACGCCGTCCCCATATATTTTAAGTCTAAGGAATAGTTTTTGAaacttagtttttttttttccaagttgaGCGAGAGGCGGGCGGGGCGGGTCCTCCCGGCCGCCAGGCGGCGCTGTGGCGCTGTGCTGAGGCGGGACCCGAGGCGGTGTCATGGCGGCGCGCTGAGGGGAGTGCGGCGCGATCATggcgcagccgccgccgccattCCCCACCCGCCTCCCGCCGCCCTTCCGCGCCTTCCCGCCGCCCTTCCCCGGCCCCGCCGTCCGCCCAGCGCCCTTCGCGGTGGGACCGGTGGCACCCCCGCCTTTCTTCTTGCCGCCGCCTGCGGGTGAGAGCGGACCGCGCTTCCCGCCGGGCGTCCCCTACTTAGCGGCTGCCGAGGAGGAGGCGGTGCAGcggcagcaggatgagctgtGGCTGTCGCAGTTCCTgggccgccgccgcgccgctcccccgccgccaccgccgcccgccgccgccagcCCCGGCAGCGCCCGGGCCGTGGCGGTGGCGGCGCTGGGGCGGGTGGCCCGGGTGACAGCGCTCTGCCGGGCCCTGCGGCGCAGCGAGGACGAGGGCGACGAGACGGGCTGGGCCCGGGCCCgggaggaggcggaggcggcgctGCGGGAGCTGCGGGAGGTCGTGCGGCCCCTCAGGGAGCCCGGCTACGGCGAGGCGCTGCGCAGGAAGGCCGAGAGGGCGAAGAAGAGGAGGCTGCGCCTGCAGCGGAGGAAGCACGAAGCCAGGGCGGCCAAGGAAGAGGAGGCGGCCCGGGCCGCCGAGCGGGAGGCCAAGATCGACCAGTGGCGGGCTAAGTGCATCCAGGAGGTGGAGGAAAAGAACCGGGTACGGTCCCGAGTTCCTGGTCCTGACCCTTCTCGGGGTTCCAGGACAGCGCGGTGGAGCAGGGGTGACCTGCCAGTAACGGGGTCACGGCGGGCTGCGCCTGCCCTACACCTGGCTTTGACCCCCGTGCTTCAGTGGGtccccctgagctgctgcatgaCTTCAGCATACTGAGAGGCCGTGCTGTTTGCAAGGCCTGCAGCCTTGCTTCTTGCTTAGAAGTCTTGGTGGGCATCTCGGTTTTGCCATCCTCATGTTTTAGGCCTTGACACGAAATTGGGGTTTAAGCTGTTTCTGGACTCCTGGAGGTTTTCCTATCTGGTCCCAAGTGTCAACCTGTCCACACAGCTCACAGCTGCCTTGTGGTGATCAGTGCTGTTTCAGTATCCATCAGTCTTGCCTCCTTTCATCCTTCTAAAGCTTGTGGTTTACAAGCTTTTTGATCTCACCGGGAAGTAAAACATATCCAAAGTAAAAAACACCACCTCACGTTAGACTTGTTGGGAAGTGCTGCAGGCACCTTTCTGTTGGTTTTTGGCTAAAGAGCTCCCTTTCTGCTGGTCTGCTGGGATggtccagagcagctgctgaggagaggTTTGTGGTCAGACTGTGGCAGGTTAATGGTCTTTAATTGCAGAACTGTGGAATCGGGATGGTTGCTGTTTATTGTAAAATACTTACCCTAAATTTCTGGTGTTTGAGGCTCTCAGGTTTTCATAATTCATAAATAATCTATGAAGTGTTCAAAAATGTGTGGATGTAGCACTTGATGGCATGATTCAGTAGTGAacatggtggtgctgggttgacAGATGGAGTTGatgatcttttccaaccttaacaattccatgattctgtgatttggcCCAGAATTACGAGTCCCACAGCATTCTTTTTTGTGTTCTGAAGTTCTGTGGTGTTTTAGcctttttttcataaaaaaacaAGTCTGGATGTTTGGCTTGACCTGTTGCTGTTATTGTGAAGTCACTCTGCTCTCCAGTGCTTTgctaatttctgaaaataccatttgattcttgtctttGGGGGATATTTCACACATctcatctgttttttttccttcctttcataggaacgagagctgaaagctgctgctgacagTGTCCTGTCTGAAGTCCGGAAGAAACAAGCAGATACAAAGAGGATGATGGACGTCTTGCGTGGGTTGGAAAAGCTTCGGAAACTGAGGAaagaagctgctgccaggaAAGGTTCATTATGAGATTGGTTCTAACTTTCTTAATTCCACACACAGGAAATAAGATGGGGGTGCCCTGTGCTGACAGGTGCAGCTTCAAAAAGCTGTGTCTTCATTGtgattttaattacaaaaagaGTTACAAAACACTGAATTCAGTGGTTCTGTTCCTATGTTTCCAAGCTCTTTCTGGAAGAAGGATTATTCCAGTAAGAATTCCATCTGTTAACAAGGTTAAGCTCATGTTCCTCTGAGATcttgccagctctgctctcaagTCTGGTATCCAACCACGTTTGaatctgaaaatttaaaatcactTATCTTCCTGTTCAGGTGTTTGTCCACCTCCTTCAGCAGATGAAGCATTTGAAAGTCAAGTGGAAAGTCTCAAAATGTTGCTCAAAACTCGCACAGAACTGTATGAAGCTGAGGAAAGAGCATTAAGGGTTATGCTGGAGGGagaacaggaggaggaaaggaagagggaaatggaaaagaaactgaagaaggaaagggaaaaactaCTACAGCAGAAACTGGAAATGGATTCCAAGCTGTTTGGGGATCCAGGTAAATTCTGCATCCTATTCTTAACAGTGTTTTTCCATATCACATCCCCATCTCACAGACACTGGATTTGAAATGCAGGCACAGATCTAGCTGAGAAAGGAATAATCCATTGGAATAATTTATGGTCTGAAAATGGGGGATAAACAGAGTGCTGTTAACACCTGTGGTGTAAGAGGAACTGTTGAACTCTTCAACATAGACTGCAGCACATCTCAAGCTGGTTTCATAATATTTTGCAAGAAGAGGTTGTAGATTAAACTGAAGTGAGAATAAACAGAATAGATTGAAGACATCCAGAAGCCAGTAGATGCTTTAGTCTGGTGCTTTGTTAAGTGTGACTCAGGTAATCTGTAAAGATTCAGTGTCCATATGTTCCCCTTTTTTAGATGGTAGAGGCAGGAAATTTTGCTAGTCTTGGCTTTCCTCTGACAGCTGTGGTACAGACCAGGAAATGTGTAACATGTCAACAGTCCTTCATATATCACCTAGGGACCTGATGTCAGATTACAGCTGGGCAGTAGCAAACGATTCTGCAAATCTGGGGCTTCTGAGACACACTAGAATGGAAGGTTTTTCTGGATTATTCAAccatttctgtgtctgtgttttCACAGCTGAATTCCCACTCGGCCATCTACTGCAGCCTTTCAGAGACTACTACTTACAAGCTGAACATTCTGTAGCAGCTCTAATCCGGATCAGGTAAAACCAAAGAAAGTATTTTATCATCAGAGTTGGCAAACACTATTTTTTGCAATTGTAAATTCAGTGCTCCTTTTGGTTTGTCAGCTTCCAAATATGGTTATGCAATGgattgttctgtttttttcaagtttcttgCTTGAGTCATATCCAACAGATGCCCGTTTGAGGCAGAGCGTACTTCCATGCATAACCATTCCATTTAACACCAGAACATTGAATTTTCACAtttgtcttttgaaaaacaAGTTTAAATTGCAAGTATTGTGGGTTTTGTATCGATCAGTAACATCTATGTGGGTAGATAGTAAACCTTACCACCAAATTAATCCCAGTTCTCCTCTCAAATAACACTCTCTCTGTTAAAGGCATGAATGGGATCAGTACTTGGTGCCCGCTGACCACCCTGAAGGAAGCTGCATCCCTCCAGGATGGGTTCTCCCCAGTCTCCCCACCAATGACACTTGGGCCACTGCTGTCAGATAATTTACTGATAAATTATTTCAGCGTTGGAGGATTGCTTCATTATAATTATGTGTAAATATGAGAGGGTCCAAAGAGGAAGTCTCGTCCTCTCTTTTGACAGCCAGGTACTGGAATGTCTTTACTGGAACATCTtgaaaaaaagtttaagaaTTGTTTTTGCTGATTGACTGTGCAGGGAGATAACTGAGCaagcccagagctgccaggcCTCTCGTGGTGTGGAATTACAGTCCAGCTGCGAGTTCTTGTTAAATCTCAATCTTAATAAAGGAACATTGCTGATGGTGGTATTTGTGCCAGTATTAACATCCTATTTTTAGTGGCTTTTATCTTTATAAAGGATGATGAAAACTTCagaaatgaagaattaaaaaaaaaaagaagagatcaTTAGTAAGCATGTTTTTCATCTTAAATGAGGCATGTCAAGCATCACTATCAAAATAGTTCCTGTATTTTTGGGTGTAGAGACAAACCTATTACACATTGAAACGAATTCAAGTACAAACAAGACAGGGTTTTTCAAGGTTGAGTAAAGCAGCTGTTGACATTTTACTTTTGTGGACTAAAACTGATAccaaaacatggaaaaaattccCAGTTGTGGTGAAATAGGTCAGACAGCCATGtgaataaatacaaatttgATGAATAAGCCTGCTGGAAAAAACCCTAATAAAATCTGAAGTCTAACCTAATGTAAGCGTTTTGACTATGTAGGTATTTTTGTATAGGGATGTATCTATAATATTTGATTAATAACCACAGCTTTATTTtgtatgttgttttttttatacagaataaattgagaaaaatggatttctggggttttttttaaaagcattttcacgACAGGGGCGAGATTTGTTTGAGCACTTTGCATCAAATACAACTCCAACAAGGAGAGAATTGTTGGGAAAAGGTTTGTGTGAAGGAACTTCTCCCTCCTGCAAGGTGACAGAGTTGACATCTGATGTCAAAGCTTTCCATTTTCTGGACAGCTTGCTTGTAACTGTAACGGGCCATATGGATTTGGAACTTTGCTGTTCTGCACAGATTGCAGTGGCAcctttccagagctgcagtcctCACTCTTGCTTAGCCCCAGTGTGTGGGAATCTAGTTAATCTGTCCAGTGCTTTGCCTCTTGGCATCACAACAGTGCGTAATTCACACGTCATTGCCTAAATTCAATACTTGGGCCTTAGGTGTAATGTTAGTAGTGTCCTGGCTGAACCTTTGCACTGGTTTCTGTCAGGAAGAGACATGAACTGGTAGTTCCTGATAGAACAGGAGTGCAGAATTTTGCAGTTCTTGCTTGCCAAAATAGAGATTACCATGAAGTCCTCTGCAGGTGGTGTTCTGATTTGCTCTTCCCTATATCCTCCCATCCCTAATGTCACTTCCAGCATCTCATTACTCCAGATCCAAGGCTGAGTCAGATCCTGGAGAGTCTTCCCTGTTGAAAATGTACAAgatcaaatataaaaataaaaacaactgtaTAAAACCAATAGAAACCCAACACTTCCAGTTCAGACAGCTTAGTGACCAGAGGATGCTCTTCTTAAACAATTAGGCTCCTTATCCCATCAGCATGTCCGATGGAACACGCCAACCGCTTAAGTTCCGATTATCTCAAAGCTGTCCCAAGTCAGCTGCTTGTCTGACACTGCAGGAATTTAAAGAGCTGAGCAGTAGATAAGGAGGCAGCAAACCAGCAGCCCTGTTCTCCCTGCCCTGCGAGGAGAGAGCTCCATGAGTTCATCTGATGGTAAGGACAGCTTCATATTGCTAATAAACATAGGGCTTGAAAATGCCAGGGGAGGATCTGCCTTTATAATGTTCTGTGTATTTGCTCCTGTCTAACAACATCTGCATTAAAATGTTTCATAGCTTTAGTAACGAAGTCATTGAAGCCACAGGTGAGGAGGAATGTTTAATACCTAAACTCATAAAATACATGGACACAGggtattaatttaaaaagtgtgTGTTCAGACTTGATTCCCATTTTTCTGATTATAATATTTCCCACTGTTTTTAAGTTTTGAAAACTTAGTGTAGCCCAGAAGAAGAGAGAGGTTGGCCGTGAGTTTCCAAGATTCATCTGTATCCTATTCCACCCCTGGTCCTGGTGCAGTTTGGTTTTCTCCTGCAGTTTAAGCACAGCCTCTTCCTGATGTGAACTGATTCGTGTACTGGCCAGTGTCTGCGATGTGAAAGTGGGCAGGGCTGGTGGGGAGAGCATGAGGTCAGAGCCCTCGTAGGACTTCCCTTCTGGTGGGAATTGATGTTTATAACTGACCCTTTTTTATCCTTATCTAGTAGCATTTTTGTTGTGATTGCTCCTGCCTCAAAATACTTCTTGTTTTCTAAACTGTGGTTTTGGGAATTAACACTTGTGTGACCCTCTCTTAAAGCACAGTATTTATGCTGTGAAATACAGCGAGATACAGTACCATaatttcctctcattttcttccttgtggCTTCAGACACACTCACTATCCATCACCATCCCTTAAAGTAGAATTTGAACGTGAGTGGAGCCATTCTGGGTGACAGATGTTGAGCCACTGCTTTCCTCAGCACCACAGAATTTTGGGAAGAGCCAGTTTGCAGCCCAAGTTGCTGGGAAGGTCTGTCACCCTTGCATGCAGGAGCTGCTCGAGGAGCAGCAGAAAACTGAGGGAAGGTGGTTTCCCTTACAGATGTTTTCAGACGTCAGCTTTGCCAGCGCTGACGTGGGTTGTCCCTTAGGCTGAGCCCTCTTAAGCTGAGCAGATGGCTTGGCTCCATGTGGGCTCCCAACACGTTTCCTGTGTTGCATGTCAGTGGCAGGGCATGTGCAGGAGCACAAAGCTCCTTAGGGGCTTTGCTTCTGCAGAGGTATTAAAGGCCCCTGGCATAAGCAGGCAGAGTGACAATCCTGTTGTCATTCTGGTAGGACTGTCTGAATTGCACCAAGTGATTGTGCATGTTGATTGTGGGTATCACTTTCTATGGCCTAGAAGCTCTTTGTGAGTCCTTTGCCAAAACAGGAAACTACCCTGAACCCCATCTCCCATTATAGActcttatttttgctttaaacagGCAGTTTAGTCATCCTTGTGTATATTCTTCTGTGTATTTCCTTTTAATGGAATGTTTATTCTTGTTGTCATAgaagctgtttgtttttaaaggaaaaaaataattgggaaaAGCACTTAGGGATGTCACATACGTATTTACAGTGTGACCTGAGGATGAGTGCTGAGGACTTTGGGATGAGCAAGCACATGCTGCCAGTACCAAAACTCAGTGGAACACTGGCTACCACCTCCTAACAGTTTATAAAAGTGATTTTACACACTGTCATCACTGGGAAGCTGAAAGCTCGAGGCTTCATGCAGCAAGTAATGGGGGTTTAGTAAATTGAAACATCAATAGAGACCTGATGGTGACACTTGCAGTAATATTTTCCCTGACAGCATTCCCAGTTCATCAGCagtttttctctcccctgcaaATCCTGATCTAAAACCATCACCACACTTAAAATGAATGCATGGCTCCTAAAAGCTAATCTTAAAAATAGCTTGTTTGATATCCTCCTAATTCCCAAGCTTGCC
This window of the Cinclus cinclus chromosome 13, bCinCin1.1, whole genome shotgun sequence genome carries:
- the CLPX gene encoding ATP-dependent Clp protease ATP-binding subunit clpX-like, mitochondrial isoform X1, with amino-acid sequence MARTEFISIEVMLSSCRPACVTLRCITCGRTRIPVLGKLGTFETCSLKRIPLRNFSETPAYFASKDGASKDGSGDGSKKSVGEGGGKKSSSGSSGKGGNQLRCPKCGDLCTHVETFVSSTRFVKCEKCHHFFVVLSEADTKKSIIKEPESAAEAVKLAFQQKPPPPPKKIYNYLDKYVVGQCFAKKVLSVAVYNHYKRIYNNIPSNLRQQAEVEKQTSLTPRELEIRRREDEYRFTKLLQIAGISPHGNALGASMQQQMNQQIPQEKRGGEVLDSPNDDIKLEKSNILLLGPTGSGKTLLAQTLAKCLDVPFAICDCTTLTQAGYVGEDIESVIAKLLQDANYNIEKAQQGIVFLDEVDKIGSVPGIHQLRDVGGEGVQQGLLKLLEGTIVNVPEKNSRKLRGETVQVDTTNILFVASGAFNGLDRIISRRKNEKYLGFGTPSNMGKGRRAAAAADLANISGESDPQEDIEEKDRLLRHVEARDLIEFGMIPEFVGRLPVVVPLHSLDEKTLVRILTEPRNAVVPQYQALFSMDKCELNVTEDALKAIARLALDRKTGARGLRSIMEKLLLEPMFEVPNSDIVCVEVDKDVVEGKKEPGYIRAPTKDSSEEEYDSGVEEEGWPRQADAANH
- the CLPX gene encoding ATP-dependent Clp protease ATP-binding subunit clpX-like, mitochondrial isoform X3, which encodes MARTEFISIEVMLSSCRPACVTLRCITCGRTRIPVLGKLGTFETCSLKRIPLRNFSETPAYFASKDGASKDGSGDGSKKSVGEGGGKKSSSGSSGKGGNQLRCPKCGDLCTHVETFVSSTRFVKCEKCHHFFVVLSEADTKKSIIKEPESAAEAVKLAFQQKPPPPPKKIYNYLDKYVVGQCFAKKVLSVAVYNHYKRIYNNIPSNLRQQAEVEKQTSLTPRELLQIAGISPHGNALGASMQQQMNQQIPQEKRGGEVLDSPNDDIKLEKSNILLLGPTGSGKTLLAQTLAKCLDVPFAICDCTTLTQAGYVGEDIESVIAKLLQDANYNIEKAQQGIVFLDEVDKIGSVPGIHQLRDVGGEGVQQGLLKLLEGTIVNVPEKNSRKLRGETVQVDTTNILFVASGAFNGLDRIISRRKNEKYLGFGTPSNMGKGRRAAAAADLANISGESDPQEDIEEKDRLLRHVEARDLIEFGMIPEFVGRLPVVVPLHSLDEKTLVRILTEPRNAVVPQYQALFSMDKCELNVTEDALKAIARLALDRKTGARGLRSIMEKLLLEPMFEVPNSDIVCVEVDKDVVEGKKEPGYIRAPTKDSSEEEYDSGVEEEGWPRQADAANH
- the CLPX gene encoding ATP-dependent Clp protease ATP-binding subunit clpX-like, mitochondrial isoform X4, with the protein product MSACHSCAAAARLFGSTLPSARRGITCGRTRIPVLGKLGTFETCSLKRIPLRNFSETPAYFASKDGASKDGSGDGSKKSVGEGGGKKSSSGSSGKGGNQLRCPKCGDLCTHVETFVSSTRFVKCEKCHHFFVVLSEADTKKSIIKEPESAAEAVKLAFQQKPPPPPKKIYNYLDKYVVGQCFAKKVLSVAVYNHYKRIYNNIPSNLRQQAEVEKQTSLTPRELLQIAGISPHGNALGASMQQQMNQQIPQEKRGGEVLDSPNDDIKLEKSNILLLGPTGSGKTLLAQTLAKCLDVPFAICDCTTLTQAGYVGEDIESVIAKLLQDANYNIEKAQQGIVFLDEVDKIGSVPGIHQLRDVGGEGVQQGLLKLLEGTIVNVPEKNSRKLRGETVQVDTTNILFVASGAFNGLDRIISRRKNEKYLGFGTPSNMGKGRRAAAAADLANISGESDPQEDIEEKDRLLRHVEARDLIEFGMIPEFVGRLPVVVPLHSLDEKTLVRILTEPRNAVVPQYQALFSMDKCELNVTEDALKAIARLALDRKTGARGLRSIMEKLLLEPMFEVPNSDIVCVEVDKDVVEGKKEPGYIRAPTKDSSEEEYDSGVEEEGWPRQADAANH